In one Thermodesulfobacteriota bacterium genomic region, the following are encoded:
- a CDS encoding enoyl-CoA hydratase-related protein has product MAKGRTTKTTTKKTAAAAKPARKKSGLQLEYILYSKKNKVAYVTINRPEVRNALNSEVREELAIAIEDAWLDDGIGVIVLTGAGGKAFSAGGDLSWIVDPKKKVDAKYMLVHYRLATAMRCCGKPIIARVDGYCVGGGNELNMLCDLTIASDTSIFAQAGPLVGSAPIWYGLQQLQHSVGDKKAREIVYLCDRYTAQEAMDMGWVNKVVPQDKLDEEVDAWCKSLLQKSRQSLRIAKLQINFVSDMAHPQITHGLELARFFMKAPEMVEGATAFLEKRKPDFWGVD; this is encoded by the coding sequence CCCGCGAGGAAGAAGTCAGGCCTTCAGCTCGAGTATATTCTCTACTCTAAAAAGAACAAGGTCGCGTACGTCACCATAAACCGCCCCGAGGTGCGTAACGCCCTTAATTCCGAGGTCAGGGAAGAGCTGGCCATTGCCATCGAAGACGCGTGGCTCGACGACGGTATAGGGGTTATAGTCCTTACGGGCGCGGGAGGCAAGGCCTTTTCCGCGGGCGGCGATCTGTCCTGGATAGTCGATCCCAAAAAGAAGGTAGACGCCAAGTACATGCTCGTCCACTACAGGCTTGCAACGGCGATGCGCTGCTGCGGAAAACCGATCATAGCCCGCGTTGACGGTTACTGCGTCGGCGGCGGGAACGAGCTCAACATGCTCTGTGACCTCACGATAGCCTCCGATACTTCCATATTTGCACAGGCCGGCCCGCTCGTCGGGAGCGCGCCTATATGGTACGGCCTCCAGCAGCTCCAGCACTCTGTAGGCGACAAAAAAGCCCGCGAAATAGTTTATCTATGTGACCGCTACACGGCACAGGAAGCGATGGATATGGGCTGGGTCAACAAAGTCGTCCCACAGGACAAGCTCGACGAAGAGGTGGATGCGTGGTGCAAGAGCCTCCTCCAGAAGAGCAGGCAATCGCTCAGGATTGCGAAGCTCCAGATCAACTTCGTATCCGACATGGCCCACCCTCAGATCACGCACGGGCTCGAGCTTGCCCGCTTCTTCATGAAGGCCCCCGAGATGGTCGAGGGCGCGACGGCGTTTCTCGAAAAGAGAAAGCCCGACTTTTGGGGGGTAGATTAA